The Halarchaeum grantii genome includes a window with the following:
- a CDS encoding glycosyltransferase family 4 protein, translating to MRVGVITPRYPPTMRGGGEVSVQLLAEHLAAHDDVTSLRVFAFDGADETTRQDGVVVHRVADVLNRVPEVANMQAVLALREYAEEVAACDVLHAYNMALNPVAGYLSERHGVPGVATLNSYDVLPKAAFGVQPKPSRHAYEVLAMPTTGRVLRSYMRRLDRFVTLSEASAAVYRRNGFGDASFSVVPNMLDPSFDPPERRPDGNGYELLYVGSLIPEKGVESLVRAVSDLPGDTSLTVVGDGPEDDSLRQLVASLGITDRVTFTGRVPYDRVRDRYATADVFVHPGVWPEPFGRTILEAMETGLPVLVSDIGGPAEVIDDRLCRFAPGTPSAIVEAVGRLRGREDSVGAHNRERVRERYAPERITAEMLDVYRSVQ from the coding sequence ATGCGAGTCGGGGTCATCACACCGCGATATCCGCCGACGATGCGGGGCGGCGGCGAGGTCAGCGTCCAGTTGCTCGCCGAGCACCTCGCCGCCCACGACGACGTGACGTCCCTCCGCGTCTTCGCCTTCGACGGTGCGGACGAGACGACCCGCCAGGACGGCGTCGTCGTCCATCGCGTCGCCGACGTGCTCAACCGGGTACCCGAGGTGGCGAATATGCAGGCGGTGCTCGCGCTCCGCGAGTACGCGGAGGAGGTTGCGGCATGCGACGTCCTCCACGCCTACAACATGGCGCTCAATCCCGTCGCGGGCTACCTCTCCGAGCGTCACGGGGTCCCAGGCGTCGCGACGCTAAACTCCTACGACGTTCTCCCGAAGGCTGCGTTCGGCGTTCAGCCGAAGCCGAGTCGCCACGCCTACGAGGTGCTCGCGATGCCGACGACCGGCCGCGTCCTCCGGTCGTACATGCGCCGTCTAGACCGATTCGTCACGCTGAGTGAGGCGAGCGCTGCGGTCTATCGGCGAAACGGCTTCGGCGACGCCAGCTTCAGCGTCGTACCGAACATGCTTGATCCGTCTTTTGACCCGCCCGAACGCCGCCCCGATGGCAATGGCTACGAACTCCTCTACGTCGGGAGCCTTATTCCCGAGAAGGGCGTTGAGTCGCTCGTACGCGCCGTCTCCGACCTTCCCGGGGACACGTCCCTGACTGTCGTCGGCGACGGCCCCGAGGACGACTCCCTCCGTCAGCTCGTTGCATCGCTCGGCATCACGGACCGCGTGACGTTCACGGGCCGCGTCCCATACGACCGCGTCCGCGATCGGTACGCGACGGCGGACGTCTTCGTTCACCCCGGGGTCTGGCCGGAGCCGTTCGGCCGGACGATACTCGAGGCCATGGAAACCGGCCTCCCGGTCCTCGTCTCCGACATTGGTGGGCCCGCCGAAGTCATCGATGACCGCCTCTGCCGGTTCGCCCCCGGGACGCCGAGCGCCATCGTTGAGGCCGTTGGCCGACTCCGCGGACGCGAGGATTCCGTCGGCGCGCACAACCGCGAACGCGTCCGCGAACGGTACGCGCCCGAGCGCATCACCGCGGAGATGCTTGACGTCTATCGGTCGGTCCAGTAG
- a CDS encoding glycosyltransferase, translating to MTDDVAVLHDRFPTIGGSETFAIEAARVLNAPIYTMYVADDVDVPDDVEVYAMRQSKYTTGLSGRLLDWRNGGMNPFESASVGIDMTEGVAELEAYEVLLESGPLSKYYVPAADQRVVHYPHSPPRWLYDLFRSRMTDLNYPGVGFAARAYAKIWRALDKEALDYVDTFVGNSEVIRDRIRRYYGRDAEVVYPPVTGDWRNEGDDGYFVTWSRLDSEKRIDLIVESFSGLEDRLVVAGDGEERERLESIAAGHDNVEIRGFVDDIESLVANATAVVYAPIQEDFGLVGAEAMMAGKPLLGVDEGFTASQVEEGVTGLTFDPTVESLRATVGEFDPADFDAETIRQHGDQYRYEAFAEGLREVVFEGEKRFVNAEE from the coding sequence ATGACGGACGATGTCGCCGTGCTCCACGACCGCTTCCCAACGATTGGGGGAAGCGAGACGTTCGCCATTGAGGCCGCACGCGTCCTCAACGCACCGATATACACGATGTATGTCGCAGACGACGTTGACGTCCCGGACGACGTCGAGGTGTACGCGATGCGCCAGTCGAAGTACACGACGGGGCTGAGCGGCCGCCTCCTCGACTGGCGGAACGGCGGGATGAACCCCTTCGAGTCCGCGAGTGTCGGGATCGACATGACGGAGGGCGTTGCCGAACTTGAGGCCTACGAGGTTCTCCTCGAGAGCGGGCCGCTCTCGAAGTACTACGTCCCGGCGGCCGACCAGCGCGTCGTCCACTACCCGCACAGTCCGCCGCGGTGGCTCTATGATCTCTTCCGGAGTCGGATGACGGACCTCAACTACCCCGGCGTCGGGTTTGCAGCCCGCGCGTACGCGAAGATCTGGCGCGCGCTCGATAAGGAGGCGCTCGACTACGTGGATACGTTCGTCGGGAATTCGGAGGTGATCCGCGACCGCATCCGGCGCTACTACGGCCGCGACGCCGAGGTCGTCTACCCACCCGTGACGGGCGACTGGCGCAACGAAGGTGACGATGGTTACTTCGTGACGTGGTCGCGTCTTGATAGCGAGAAGCGGATCGACCTGATCGTGGAGTCTTTTTCCGGCCTTGAGGACCGCCTCGTCGTCGCGGGTGACGGCGAAGAACGCGAACGGCTCGAGTCGATCGCTGCCGGACACGACAACGTCGAGATACGTGGGTTCGTCGACGACATCGAGTCGCTCGTCGCGAACGCCACTGCGGTGGTCTACGCGCCCATACAGGAGGACTTCGGACTCGTCGGTGCGGAAGCAATGATGGCCGGTAAACCCCTCCTCGGCGTCGACGAGGGGTTCACGGCGTCTCAGGTTGAGGAGGGGGTCACAGGACTCACGTTCGACCCGACGGTCGAGTCGCTACGCGCAACGGTCGGGGAGTTCGATCCCGCGGACTTCGACGCCGAGACGATACGACAACACGGCGACCAGTACCGCTACGAAGCGTTTGCCGAGGGGCTGCGGGAGGTCGTTTTCGAGGGTGAAAAGCGGTTCGT